One genomic window of Tachypleus tridentatus isolate NWPU-2018 chromosome 12, ASM421037v1, whole genome shotgun sequence includes the following:
- the LOC143234664 gene encoding phosphatidate cytidylyltransferase, mitochondrial isoform X5: MAASVVGKSSLRCPDLLHRVLSIFPQEISFAFAYGSGVFRQEGYNENQRNMIDLILAVNNPMTWHQNNLKLNRSHYSILKYGGSHLINRIQQGYGAGVYFNTLVPFEDRLIKYGIISTSKLITDLLDWDTLYVSGRLHKPVKVLHQTQDAGLEQALKVNLQSAIHATLLSLPETFTEEELYLQIACLSYTGDFRMFLGEDKNKVNNIVRPQLDRFRNLYSDYLNRIPQLEWNCKTAKYQKDCNMNNQLHHLNLLPKKVQHHLYVACNKDGRHRDMEDVMRALANDIECGDMVTLAVRDIVWQSSWSQSLKGILTAGIYKSLKYSFRKIVKMTKSMKTIR, encoded by the exons atgGCAGCCTCCGTCGTTGGAAAGAGTAGTTTGCGTTGTCCAGATTTATTGCATCGAGTTTTGTCTATTTTCCCCCAAGAAATATCTTTTGCGTTTGCATATGGTTCTGGTGTTTTCAGACAAGAAGGTTATAATGAAAATCAG AGAAATATGATTGATTTGATTTTGGCTGTCAATAATCCAATGACTTGGCATCAAAATAATCTGAAACTAAACAGATCACACTATTCTATCTTAAAATATGGTGGTTCTCATCTGATCAACCGGATACAGCAAGGTTATGGAGCTGGTGTTTATTTTAACACCTTAGTACCATTTGAAGACAGA CTCATCAAATATGGTATCATTAGTACTTCAAAGTTAATCACTGATCTACTTGACTGGGACACTCTCTATGTCAGTGGCCGTCTACATAAACCG GTTAAAGTGCTTCATCAGACACAAGATGCTGGTTTAGAACAAGCATTAAAAGTTAATCTTCAGAGTGCCATCCATGCAACTTTATTATCTCTTCCGGAAACTTTCACAGAAGAAGAGCTGTACCTTCAAATTGCTTGTCTTTCATATACAG GTGATTTTCGAATGTTTCTTGGAGAAGACAAGAATAAGGTTAACAACATAGTAAGACCACAGTTGGACAGATTTCGCAATCTTTATAGTGACTACCTCAATAGGATACCTCAGTTAGAGTGGAACTGTAAAACAGCAAAATACCAG AAAGACTGCAACATGAATAATCAATTACACCACCTCAATCTATTGCCAAAGAAGGTTCAGCATCATTTATATGTAGCCTGTAATAAAGATGGCCGGCATCGTGATATGGAAGATGTAATGAGAGCCTTGGCTAATGACATTGAATGTGGAGATATGGTTACCTTAG CTGTACGAGATATTGTCTGGCAGTCTAGTTGGTCACAGAGTTTGAAAGGGATACTTACAGCTG GCATATACAAATCTCTGAAATATAGTTTTCGAAAAATTGTGAAGATGACCAAAAGTATGAAGACAATTAGATAG
- the LOC143234664 gene encoding phosphatidate cytidylyltransferase, mitochondrial isoform X7 → MKVKETVAYVFVTVQRNMIDLILAVNNPMTWHQNNLKLNRSHYSILKYGGSHLINRIQQGYGAGVYFNTLVPFEDRLIKYGIISTSKLITDLLDWDTLYVSGRLHKPVKVLHQTQDAGLEQALKVNLQSAIHATLLSLPETFTEEELYLQIACLSYTGDFRMFLGEDKNKVNNIVRPQLDRFRNLYSDYLNRIPQLEWNCKTAKYQKDCNMNNQLHHLNLLPKKVQHHLYVACNKDGRHRDMEDVMRALANDIECGDMVTLAVRDIVWQSSWSQSLKGILTAGIYKSLKYSFRKIVKMTKSMKTIR, encoded by the exons ATGAAAGTGAAAGAAACTGTGGCTTATGTCTTTGTTACTGTTCAg AGAAATATGATTGATTTGATTTTGGCTGTCAATAATCCAATGACTTGGCATCAAAATAATCTGAAACTAAACAGATCACACTATTCTATCTTAAAATATGGTGGTTCTCATCTGATCAACCGGATACAGCAAGGTTATGGAGCTGGTGTTTATTTTAACACCTTAGTACCATTTGAAGACAGA CTCATCAAATATGGTATCATTAGTACTTCAAAGTTAATCACTGATCTACTTGACTGGGACACTCTCTATGTCAGTGGCCGTCTACATAAACCG GTTAAAGTGCTTCATCAGACACAAGATGCTGGTTTAGAACAAGCATTAAAAGTTAATCTTCAGAGTGCCATCCATGCAACTTTATTATCTCTTCCGGAAACTTTCACAGAAGAAGAGCTGTACCTTCAAATTGCTTGTCTTTCATATACAG GTGATTTTCGAATGTTTCTTGGAGAAGACAAGAATAAGGTTAACAACATAGTAAGACCACAGTTGGACAGATTTCGCAATCTTTATAGTGACTACCTCAATAGGATACCTCAGTTAGAGTGGAACTGTAAAACAGCAAAATACCAG AAAGACTGCAACATGAATAATCAATTACACCACCTCAATCTATTGCCAAAGAAGGTTCAGCATCATTTATATGTAGCCTGTAATAAAGATGGCCGGCATCGTGATATGGAAGATGTAATGAGAGCCTTGGCTAATGACATTGAATGTGGAGATATGGTTACCTTAG CTGTACGAGATATTGTCTGGCAGTCTAGTTGGTCACAGAGTTTGAAAGGGATACTTACAGCTG GCATATACAAATCTCTGAAATATAGTTTTCGAAAAATTGTGAAGATGACCAAAAGTATGAAGACAATTAGATAG
- the LOC143234664 gene encoding phosphatidate cytidylyltransferase, mitochondrial isoform X3 — translation MNTELYSGLSAIRPPWEMEPRILKLEVTKLTNELQKDTTGWVSDMKVKETVAYVFVTVQRNMIDLILAVNNPMTWHQNNLKLNRSHYSILKYGGSHLINRIQQGYGAGVYFNTLVPFEDRLIKYGIISTSKLITDLLDWDTLYVSGRLHKPVKVLHQTQDAGLEQALKVNLQSAIHATLLSLPETFTEEELYLQIACLSYTGDFRMFLGEDKNKVNNIVRPQLDRFRNLYSDYLNRIPQLEWNCKTAKYQKDCNMNNQLHHLNLLPKKVQHHLYVACNKDGRHRDMEDVMRALANDIECGDMVTLAVRDIVWQSSWSQSLKGILTAGIYKSLKYSFRKIVKMTKSMKTIR, via the exons ATGAATACAGAGTTGTACAGTGGACTATCTGCAATACGCCCACCATGGGAGATGGAACCCAGGATTTTAAAACTTGAAGTCACCAAACTTACCAACGAGTTACAGAAGGACACAA CAGGATGGGTGTCAGACATGAAAGTGAAAGAAACTGTGGCTTATGTCTTTGTTACTGTTCAg AGAAATATGATTGATTTGATTTTGGCTGTCAATAATCCAATGACTTGGCATCAAAATAATCTGAAACTAAACAGATCACACTATTCTATCTTAAAATATGGTGGTTCTCATCTGATCAACCGGATACAGCAAGGTTATGGAGCTGGTGTTTATTTTAACACCTTAGTACCATTTGAAGACAGA CTCATCAAATATGGTATCATTAGTACTTCAAAGTTAATCACTGATCTACTTGACTGGGACACTCTCTATGTCAGTGGCCGTCTACATAAACCG GTTAAAGTGCTTCATCAGACACAAGATGCTGGTTTAGAACAAGCATTAAAAGTTAATCTTCAGAGTGCCATCCATGCAACTTTATTATCTCTTCCGGAAACTTTCACAGAAGAAGAGCTGTACCTTCAAATTGCTTGTCTTTCATATACAG GTGATTTTCGAATGTTTCTTGGAGAAGACAAGAATAAGGTTAACAACATAGTAAGACCACAGTTGGACAGATTTCGCAATCTTTATAGTGACTACCTCAATAGGATACCTCAGTTAGAGTGGAACTGTAAAACAGCAAAATACCAG AAAGACTGCAACATGAATAATCAATTACACCACCTCAATCTATTGCCAAAGAAGGTTCAGCATCATTTATATGTAGCCTGTAATAAAGATGGCCGGCATCGTGATATGGAAGATGTAATGAGAGCCTTGGCTAATGACATTGAATGTGGAGATATGGTTACCTTAG CTGTACGAGATATTGTCTGGCAGTCTAGTTGGTCACAGAGTTTGAAAGGGATACTTACAGCTG GCATATACAAATCTCTGAAATATAGTTTTCGAAAAATTGTGAAGATGACCAAAAGTATGAAGACAATTAGATAG
- the LOC143234664 gene encoding phosphatidate cytidylyltransferase, mitochondrial isoform X4, producing MAASVVGKSSLRCPDLLHRVLSIFPQEISFAFAYGSGVFRQEGYNENQRNMIDLILAVNNPMTWHQNNLKLNRSHYSILKYGGSHLINRIQQGYGAGVYFNTLVPFEDRLIKYGIISTSKLITDLLDWDTLYVSGRLHKPLMISYTFQVKVLHQTQDAGLEQALKVNLQSAIHATLLSLPETFTEEELYLQIACLSYTGDFRMFLGEDKNKVNNIVRPQLDRFRNLYSDYLNRIPQLEWNCKTAKYQKDCNMNNQLHHLNLLPKKVQHHLYVACNKDGRHRDMEDVMRALANDIECGDMVTLAVRDIVWQSSWSQSLKGILTAGIYKSLKYSFRKIVKMTKSMKTIR from the exons atgGCAGCCTCCGTCGTTGGAAAGAGTAGTTTGCGTTGTCCAGATTTATTGCATCGAGTTTTGTCTATTTTCCCCCAAGAAATATCTTTTGCGTTTGCATATGGTTCTGGTGTTTTCAGACAAGAAGGTTATAATGAAAATCAG AGAAATATGATTGATTTGATTTTGGCTGTCAATAATCCAATGACTTGGCATCAAAATAATCTGAAACTAAACAGATCACACTATTCTATCTTAAAATATGGTGGTTCTCATCTGATCAACCGGATACAGCAAGGTTATGGAGCTGGTGTTTATTTTAACACCTTAGTACCATTTGAAGACAGA CTCATCAAATATGGTATCATTAGTACTTCAAAGTTAATCACTGATCTACTTGACTGGGACACTCTCTATGTCAGTGGCCGTCTACATAAACCG TTGATGATATCCTACACTTTCCAGGTTAAAGTGCTTCATCAGACACAAGATGCTGGTTTAGAACAAGCATTAAAAGTTAATCTTCAGAGTGCCATCCATGCAACTTTATTATCTCTTCCGGAAACTTTCACAGAAGAAGAGCTGTACCTTCAAATTGCTTGTCTTTCATATACAG GTGATTTTCGAATGTTTCTTGGAGAAGACAAGAATAAGGTTAACAACATAGTAAGACCACAGTTGGACAGATTTCGCAATCTTTATAGTGACTACCTCAATAGGATACCTCAGTTAGAGTGGAACTGTAAAACAGCAAAATACCAG AAAGACTGCAACATGAATAATCAATTACACCACCTCAATCTATTGCCAAAGAAGGTTCAGCATCATTTATATGTAGCCTGTAATAAAGATGGCCGGCATCGTGATATGGAAGATGTAATGAGAGCCTTGGCTAATGACATTGAATGTGGAGATATGGTTACCTTAG CTGTACGAGATATTGTCTGGCAGTCTAGTTGGTCACAGAGTTTGAAAGGGATACTTACAGCTG GCATATACAAATCTCTGAAATATAGTTTTCGAAAAATTGTGAAGATGACCAAAAGTATGAAGACAATTAGATAG
- the LOC143234664 gene encoding phosphatidate cytidylyltransferase, mitochondrial isoform X2, producing MNTELYSGLSAIRPPWEMEPRILKLEVTKLTNELQKDTRWVSDMKVKETVAYVFVTVQRNMIDLILAVNNPMTWHQNNLKLNRSHYSILKYGGSHLINRIQQGYGAGVYFNTLVPFEDRLIKYGIISTSKLITDLLDWDTLYVSGRLHKPLMISYTFQVKVLHQTQDAGLEQALKVNLQSAIHATLLSLPETFTEEELYLQIACLSYTGDFRMFLGEDKNKVNNIVRPQLDRFRNLYSDYLNRIPQLEWNCKTAKYQKDCNMNNQLHHLNLLPKKVQHHLYVACNKDGRHRDMEDVMRALANDIECGDMVTLAVRDIVWQSSWSQSLKGILTAGIYKSLKYSFRKIVKMTKSMKTIR from the exons ATGAATACAGAGTTGTACAGTGGACTATCTGCAATACGCCCACCATGGGAGATGGAACCCAGGATTTTAAAACTTGAAGTCACCAAACTTACCAACGAGTTACAGAAGGACACAA GATGGGTGTCAGACATGAAAGTGAAAGAAACTGTGGCTTATGTCTTTGTTACTGTTCAg AGAAATATGATTGATTTGATTTTGGCTGTCAATAATCCAATGACTTGGCATCAAAATAATCTGAAACTAAACAGATCACACTATTCTATCTTAAAATATGGTGGTTCTCATCTGATCAACCGGATACAGCAAGGTTATGGAGCTGGTGTTTATTTTAACACCTTAGTACCATTTGAAGACAGA CTCATCAAATATGGTATCATTAGTACTTCAAAGTTAATCACTGATCTACTTGACTGGGACACTCTCTATGTCAGTGGCCGTCTACATAAACCG TTGATGATATCCTACACTTTCCAGGTTAAAGTGCTTCATCAGACACAAGATGCTGGTTTAGAACAAGCATTAAAAGTTAATCTTCAGAGTGCCATCCATGCAACTTTATTATCTCTTCCGGAAACTTTCACAGAAGAAGAGCTGTACCTTCAAATTGCTTGTCTTTCATATACAG GTGATTTTCGAATGTTTCTTGGAGAAGACAAGAATAAGGTTAACAACATAGTAAGACCACAGTTGGACAGATTTCGCAATCTTTATAGTGACTACCTCAATAGGATACCTCAGTTAGAGTGGAACTGTAAAACAGCAAAATACCAG AAAGACTGCAACATGAATAATCAATTACACCACCTCAATCTATTGCCAAAGAAGGTTCAGCATCATTTATATGTAGCCTGTAATAAAGATGGCCGGCATCGTGATATGGAAGATGTAATGAGAGCCTTGGCTAATGACATTGAATGTGGAGATATGGTTACCTTAG CTGTACGAGATATTGTCTGGCAGTCTAGTTGGTCACAGAGTTTGAAAGGGATACTTACAGCTG GCATATACAAATCTCTGAAATATAGTTTTCGAAAAATTGTGAAGATGACCAAAAGTATGAAGACAATTAGATAG
- the LOC143234664 gene encoding phosphatidate cytidylyltransferase, mitochondrial isoform X6, producing the protein MKVKETVAYVFVTVQRNMIDLILAVNNPMTWHQNNLKLNRSHYSILKYGGSHLINRIQQGYGAGVYFNTLVPFEDRLIKYGIISTSKLITDLLDWDTLYVSGRLHKPLMISYTFQVKVLHQTQDAGLEQALKVNLQSAIHATLLSLPETFTEEELYLQIACLSYTGDFRMFLGEDKNKVNNIVRPQLDRFRNLYSDYLNRIPQLEWNCKTAKYQKDCNMNNQLHHLNLLPKKVQHHLYVACNKDGRHRDMEDVMRALANDIECGDMVTLAVRDIVWQSSWSQSLKGILTAGIYKSLKYSFRKIVKMTKSMKTIR; encoded by the exons ATGAAAGTGAAAGAAACTGTGGCTTATGTCTTTGTTACTGTTCAg AGAAATATGATTGATTTGATTTTGGCTGTCAATAATCCAATGACTTGGCATCAAAATAATCTGAAACTAAACAGATCACACTATTCTATCTTAAAATATGGTGGTTCTCATCTGATCAACCGGATACAGCAAGGTTATGGAGCTGGTGTTTATTTTAACACCTTAGTACCATTTGAAGACAGA CTCATCAAATATGGTATCATTAGTACTTCAAAGTTAATCACTGATCTACTTGACTGGGACACTCTCTATGTCAGTGGCCGTCTACATAAACCG TTGATGATATCCTACACTTTCCAGGTTAAAGTGCTTCATCAGACACAAGATGCTGGTTTAGAACAAGCATTAAAAGTTAATCTTCAGAGTGCCATCCATGCAACTTTATTATCTCTTCCGGAAACTTTCACAGAAGAAGAGCTGTACCTTCAAATTGCTTGTCTTTCATATACAG GTGATTTTCGAATGTTTCTTGGAGAAGACAAGAATAAGGTTAACAACATAGTAAGACCACAGTTGGACAGATTTCGCAATCTTTATAGTGACTACCTCAATAGGATACCTCAGTTAGAGTGGAACTGTAAAACAGCAAAATACCAG AAAGACTGCAACATGAATAATCAATTACACCACCTCAATCTATTGCCAAAGAAGGTTCAGCATCATTTATATGTAGCCTGTAATAAAGATGGCCGGCATCGTGATATGGAAGATGTAATGAGAGCCTTGGCTAATGACATTGAATGTGGAGATATGGTTACCTTAG CTGTACGAGATATTGTCTGGCAGTCTAGTTGGTCACAGAGTTTGAAAGGGATACTTACAGCTG GCATATACAAATCTCTGAAATATAGTTTTCGAAAAATTGTGAAGATGACCAAAAGTATGAAGACAATTAGATAG
- the LOC143234664 gene encoding phosphatidate cytidylyltransferase, mitochondrial isoform X1, which produces MNTELYSGLSAIRPPWEMEPRILKLEVTKLTNELQKDTTGWVSDMKVKETVAYVFVTVQRNMIDLILAVNNPMTWHQNNLKLNRSHYSILKYGGSHLINRIQQGYGAGVYFNTLVPFEDRLIKYGIISTSKLITDLLDWDTLYVSGRLHKPLMISYTFQVKVLHQTQDAGLEQALKVNLQSAIHATLLSLPETFTEEELYLQIACLSYTGDFRMFLGEDKNKVNNIVRPQLDRFRNLYSDYLNRIPQLEWNCKTAKYQKDCNMNNQLHHLNLLPKKVQHHLYVACNKDGRHRDMEDVMRALANDIECGDMVTLAVRDIVWQSSWSQSLKGILTAGIYKSLKYSFRKIVKMTKSMKTIR; this is translated from the exons ATGAATACAGAGTTGTACAGTGGACTATCTGCAATACGCCCACCATGGGAGATGGAACCCAGGATTTTAAAACTTGAAGTCACCAAACTTACCAACGAGTTACAGAAGGACACAA CAGGATGGGTGTCAGACATGAAAGTGAAAGAAACTGTGGCTTATGTCTTTGTTACTGTTCAg AGAAATATGATTGATTTGATTTTGGCTGTCAATAATCCAATGACTTGGCATCAAAATAATCTGAAACTAAACAGATCACACTATTCTATCTTAAAATATGGTGGTTCTCATCTGATCAACCGGATACAGCAAGGTTATGGAGCTGGTGTTTATTTTAACACCTTAGTACCATTTGAAGACAGA CTCATCAAATATGGTATCATTAGTACTTCAAAGTTAATCACTGATCTACTTGACTGGGACACTCTCTATGTCAGTGGCCGTCTACATAAACCG TTGATGATATCCTACACTTTCCAGGTTAAAGTGCTTCATCAGACACAAGATGCTGGTTTAGAACAAGCATTAAAAGTTAATCTTCAGAGTGCCATCCATGCAACTTTATTATCTCTTCCGGAAACTTTCACAGAAGAAGAGCTGTACCTTCAAATTGCTTGTCTTTCATATACAG GTGATTTTCGAATGTTTCTTGGAGAAGACAAGAATAAGGTTAACAACATAGTAAGACCACAGTTGGACAGATTTCGCAATCTTTATAGTGACTACCTCAATAGGATACCTCAGTTAGAGTGGAACTGTAAAACAGCAAAATACCAG AAAGACTGCAACATGAATAATCAATTACACCACCTCAATCTATTGCCAAAGAAGGTTCAGCATCATTTATATGTAGCCTGTAATAAAGATGGCCGGCATCGTGATATGGAAGATGTAATGAGAGCCTTGGCTAATGACATTGAATGTGGAGATATGGTTACCTTAG CTGTACGAGATATTGTCTGGCAGTCTAGTTGGTCACAGAGTTTGAAAGGGATACTTACAGCTG GCATATACAAATCTCTGAAATATAGTTTTCGAAAAATTGTGAAGATGACCAAAAGTATGAAGACAATTAGATAG